Proteins from a genomic interval of Chanodichthys erythropterus isolate Z2021 chromosome 8, ASM2448905v1, whole genome shotgun sequence:
- the podxl gene encoding podocalyxin isoform X2, whose amino-acid sequence MAITWTIIVLGALLHDASTQNNTSTSLDTTNSTSVDTTNSTSVDTTNSTSVDTIKPTSVDTTSPTSSNPIIPTTKNLETSTKLNPTTVNPTTPTKQSITAPIPTQNLTASNTTPTKLSPTTLKHPTSSLSPHSTPLASLATKEPTQQPSRSDSPQVTTQITTIQPTTTTASPTDSKVQQSYSTKSSTTFSQDTTSSNEPATTTNKRSGTSPNNQADPSAGTTNSPASTVSQGFTKLETQTTSAPITSTTLPVTTRPVNADNKIPTSENFTHDVFDLSHSSKGNVVHETCKQLGQNLKGNCSVTVEIQGNKLIGTFTINADQMIPTESYKPQKEDVITDKELIPDTLIAILASCGALVLILCCFAAYCTYHRRSYRKNQQHLTEELQTVENGYHDNPTLEVMEIQPEMQEKKLTLNGEFNDSWIVPIDNLLKEDIPDEEDTHL is encoded by the exons ATGGCAATCACATGGACAATCATTGTATTAG GTGCTCTCCTGCATGATGCCTCAACGCAAAACAATACATCCACCTCATTGGACACCACTAATTCCACCTCAGTGGACACCACTAATTCCACCTCAGTGGACACCACTAATTCCACCTCAGTGGACACCATTAAACCCACCTCAGTGGACACCACTTCACCCACCTCATCTAACCCCATTATACCCACCACAAAGAATCTGGAAACATCCACCAAACTGAACCCCACTACAGTAAACCCCACTACACCCACCAAACAGAGCATCACTGCACCCATCCCTACACAAAACCTCACTGCATCCAACACTACACCCACCAAACTGAGCCCCACTACTTTAAAGCATCCCACATCATCTTTGTCACCCCACTCCACTCCTTTGGCATCTTTGGCTACTAAAGAGCCAACCCAGCAACCCAGTAGGTCTGATTCACCCCAAGTTACAACCCAAATCACAACAATTCAACCCACCACAACCACTGCTAGTCCTACAGACTCCAAAGTTCAACAGTCCTACAGTACTAAAAGTTCCACAACATTCAGCCAAGATACCACCAGCTCAAATGAACCTGCAACCACCACCAATAAAAGAAGTGGAACTTCCCCAAACAACCAGGCAGACCCATCAGCTGGTACCACAAATT CACCAGCATCGACTGTTTCTCAAGGTTTTACGAAACTGGAAACACAAACAACTTCTGCTCCGATCACATCAACCACACTTCCGGTCACAACAAGACCTGTCAACGCAGATAATAAAATCCCTACTTCAGAAAATTTCACACAT GATGTCTTTGATCTGAGTCACAGCAGTAAG GGGAACGTCGTGCATGAAACCTGTAAGCAGCTGGGTCAGAATCTGAAAGGAAATTGCTCGGTCACCGTGGAAATTCAAGGCAATAAATTAATTGGAACATTTACAATAAACG CCGACCAAATGATACCGACAGAGAGCTACAAACCTCAG AAAGAGGACGTTATAACAGACAAGGAGCTGATACCAGACACGTTGATTGCCATCTTGGCTTCGTGTGGCGCTTTGGTGCTCATTTTGTGCTGCTTTGCTGCATACTGCACTTATCATCGCAGATCCTACAGGAAGAACCAG CAACACCTGACAGAAGAGCTGCAGACAGTGGAGAACGGTTATCATGACAATCCCACACTGGAGGTGATGGAGATACAGCCTGAAATGCAAGAGAAGAAACTGACATTGAACGGGGAGTTCAACGACAGCTGGATCGTCCCCATAGACAACCTACTGAAAGAAGACATACCTGATGAAGAAGACACCCACTTGTAA
- the podxl gene encoding podocalyxin isoform X1, with product MAITWTIIVLGALLHDASTQNNTSTSLDTTNSTSVDTTNSTSVDTTNSTSVDTIKPTSVDTTSPTSSNPIIPTTKNLETSTKLNPTTVNPTTPTKQSITAPIPTQNLTASNTTPTKLSPTTLKHPTSSLSPHSTPLASLATKEPTQQPSRSDSPQVTTQITTIQPTTTTASPTDSKVQQSYSTKSSTTFSQDTTSSNEPATTTNKRSGTSPNNQADPSAGTTNSAPASTVSQGFTKLETQTTSAPITSTTLPVTTRPVNADNKIPTSENFTHDVFDLSHSSKGNVVHETCKQLGQNLKGNCSVTVEIQGNKLIGTFTINADQMIPTESYKPQKEDVITDKELIPDTLIAILASCGALVLILCCFAAYCTYHRRSYRKNQQHLTEELQTVENGYHDNPTLEVMEIQPEMQEKKLTLNGEFNDSWIVPIDNLLKEDIPDEEDTHL from the exons ATGGCAATCACATGGACAATCATTGTATTAG GTGCTCTCCTGCATGATGCCTCAACGCAAAACAATACATCCACCTCATTGGACACCACTAATTCCACCTCAGTGGACACCACTAATTCCACCTCAGTGGACACCACTAATTCCACCTCAGTGGACACCATTAAACCCACCTCAGTGGACACCACTTCACCCACCTCATCTAACCCCATTATACCCACCACAAAGAATCTGGAAACATCCACCAAACTGAACCCCACTACAGTAAACCCCACTACACCCACCAAACAGAGCATCACTGCACCCATCCCTACACAAAACCTCACTGCATCCAACACTACACCCACCAAACTGAGCCCCACTACTTTAAAGCATCCCACATCATCTTTGTCACCCCACTCCACTCCTTTGGCATCTTTGGCTACTAAAGAGCCAACCCAGCAACCCAGTAGGTCTGATTCACCCCAAGTTACAACCCAAATCACAACAATTCAACCCACCACAACCACTGCTAGTCCTACAGACTCCAAAGTTCAACAGTCCTACAGTACTAAAAGTTCCACAACATTCAGCCAAGATACCACCAGCTCAAATGAACCTGCAACCACCACCAATAAAAGAAGTGGAACTTCCCCAAACAACCAGGCAGACCCATCAGCTGGTACCACAAATT CAGCACCAGCATCGACTGTTTCTCAAGGTTTTACGAAACTGGAAACACAAACAACTTCTGCTCCGATCACATCAACCACACTTCCGGTCACAACAAGACCTGTCAACGCAGATAATAAAATCCCTACTTCAGAAAATTTCACACAT GATGTCTTTGATCTGAGTCACAGCAGTAAG GGGAACGTCGTGCATGAAACCTGTAAGCAGCTGGGTCAGAATCTGAAAGGAAATTGCTCGGTCACCGTGGAAATTCAAGGCAATAAATTAATTGGAACATTTACAATAAACG CCGACCAAATGATACCGACAGAGAGCTACAAACCTCAG AAAGAGGACGTTATAACAGACAAGGAGCTGATACCAGACACGTTGATTGCCATCTTGGCTTCGTGTGGCGCTTTGGTGCTCATTTTGTGCTGCTTTGCTGCATACTGCACTTATCATCGCAGATCCTACAGGAAGAACCAG CAACACCTGACAGAAGAGCTGCAGACAGTGGAGAACGGTTATCATGACAATCCCACACTGGAGGTGATGGAGATACAGCCTGAAATGCAAGAGAAGAAACTGACATTGAACGGGGAGTTCAACGACAGCTGGATCGTCCCCATAGACAACCTACTGAAAGAAGACATACCTGATGAAGAAGACACCCACTTGTAA